One part of the Bacteroidia bacterium genome encodes these proteins:
- a CDS encoding WecB/TagA/CpsF family glycosyltransferase, which yields MKLDKKKLFAVNYSIADYDSASDAIIEHAKNRISYGVSALAVHGLMESVRDNSLANMVNEIDLVVPDGQPVRWALNSFYKVGLKDRVYGPTLTLHVLEKANREALNVYLYGSTESTLDKFEAFIRKEYPNVSICGIHIDRFRDATAEEDLEDIEKINASGAHIVLVGRGCPRQEKWVASHLGKVDAAMMAVGAAFDFHAGTVKQAPAWMQNNGLEWLFRLIQEPNRLWKRYFSTNSQFIFLFFKQKIRAAFMGKRFEMSR from the coding sequence ATGAAATTAGATAAAAAGAAACTATTTGCCGTAAACTATTCCATTGCTGATTATGATTCCGCCTCGGATGCTATCATTGAGCATGCCAAAAATCGGATCAGTTATGGAGTAAGTGCACTTGCTGTTCATGGATTAATGGAGTCGGTCCGAGATAATTCGCTGGCAAACATGGTGAATGAGATCGATTTGGTTGTACCGGATGGGCAACCTGTTCGCTGGGCGCTCAATAGTTTTTATAAGGTCGGATTGAAAGACCGTGTTTACGGGCCCACTCTGACCCTCCATGTGTTGGAAAAAGCCAATCGTGAGGCATTAAATGTTTACCTCTACGGAAGTACTGAATCTACCCTGGATAAGTTTGAGGCTTTCATACGGAAAGAATATCCCAACGTAAGTATCTGTGGCATACATATAGATAGGTTTAGGGATGCAACAGCTGAAGAAGACCTGGAAGATATTGAGAAAATCAATGCCTCTGGTGCTCATATTGTACTGGTAGGGAGAGGTTGCCCTCGACAGGAAAAATGGGTGGCTTCACATCTGGGGAAAGTTGACGCAGCTATGATGGCCGTTGGAGCCGCCTTTGATTTTCATGCAGGGACAGTAAAACAAGCTCCGGCATGGATGCAAAACAATGGGCTGGAGTGGTTGTTTCGATTGATACAGGAACCCAATCGATTGTGGAAACGATATTTTTCCACGAACTCTCAATTCATTTTTCTCTTTTTTAAGCAAAAGATCAGAGCTGCTTTCATGGGCAAGCGTTTTGAAATGTCTAGATAA
- the rfbF gene encoding glucose-1-phosphate cytidylyltransferase, which yields MKVVIFAGGFGTRISEESGIRPKPMVEIGGKPILWHIMKIYSHYGINEFIICCGYKGYVIKEYFSNYFLHMSDVTFDMSNNSMEVHRGSAEPWKVTLVDTGENTMTGGRLKRVKEYVNNESFCLTYGDGVSNVNIKELIAFHKEQGTQATLTAVMQPGRFGAFTLGEGQHRVPQFREKPQGDGTEGAMINGGFFVCEPSVFDLIEGDSTIWERGPLEHLAESGQLSAFRHKGFWQAMDTLRDKNHLEEYWLKGEAPWKVW from the coding sequence ATGAAAGTCGTAATTTTTGCCGGTGGATTCGGAACAAGGATAAGCGAAGAAAGCGGTATCAGACCAAAGCCCATGGTCGAAATAGGTGGCAAGCCTATCCTTTGGCATATCATGAAAATCTATTCCCATTACGGAATAAATGAATTTATTATTTGTTGTGGCTATAAAGGCTATGTAATCAAGGAGTACTTCTCCAATTACTTCCTCCATATGTCGGATGTTACATTTGACATGTCTAATAACAGTATGGAAGTACACAGGGGAAGTGCAGAACCCTGGAAAGTCACCCTGGTGGATACAGGTGAAAACACCATGACTGGAGGTCGACTAAAGCGAGTCAAAGAGTATGTTAATAATGAAAGCTTCTGCCTGACTTATGGAGATGGAGTTTCCAATGTTAATATCAAAGAGTTGATTGCTTTCCATAAAGAACAGGGCACACAAGCTACCTTGACAGCCGTAATGCAGCCAGGACGTTTTGGTGCATTCACCCTGGGTGAAGGACAACATCGGGTTCCTCAATTCAGAGAAAAACCTCAAGGCGATGGTACAGAAGGTGCCATGATCAATGGAGGATTTTTTGTTTGTGAACCCAGCGTTTTTGATCTGATAGAAGGAGATAGCACTATTTGGGAAAGAGGTCCGCTTGAACACCTTGCTGAAAGTGGGCAGCTATCTGCATTCCGCCACAAAGGTTTCTGGCAAGCCATGGATACCCTTCGCGACAAAAATCACCTGGAAGAGTATTGGCTAAAAGGAGAAGCCCCCTGGAAAGTATGGTAA
- a CDS encoding polysaccharide biosynthesis tyrosine autokinase, which translates to MGIYDRDHLPLNEYLGFAIKKWYIFLISLALCTAVAILVIKATQPVYQVRAQIHLDGGDSNSKNEVLMKEMEIFEAGTSVSDQISIISSNTLIEKVIDQMNVGISYFETADFKKVIDPKFSPFAIILDSTHIQPVEYGINVSTNDDGTYNISIKGGEATMYLLNKDELLREVEMPDFETVAKNDEWIETKHFKFKLQKNPEWEIFEDSEYSCVINSKFKLIREFQEKVNIQPISDKSSIVELVAEGSLIHQEKTFLNTIMETYIKDRVEKKVAHAMETLNFIDQAIAAANDTLKQNERSLENFRTNSNIIDVEATSSLLKEQQLKLEEKNDNLALKIQNYRDILNVLNNQKDKTDAMAPTAQQIGDVFLQNLLLTLADLQRQKAIDELTAISTSQQIQQLDVQINSTVATITDHVNSTLVSLRKERNLVVSRLGKTNSELSRIPINEKKLNKIERNSEFADENYKYLVQRRAEARLALSSEDTETYIVDEAELVSNEPVSPNKLIVFCFAFILGITLPILGKVSYDLLNNKVMSRRDLELSTDIPVLGMVVKSDLWNRVVSPNTSQTRLAESFRSARIQLNYLFSKDEENPKKVIGFTSSSPNEGKSFCAANFASTLALSGKKTVLVDLDLRKPDQKEYFTYDNSVGLHGYLTGSYRYTDILTKIQNIDNLWIFPSGPAFHNSLDLLDSKKFTRLVSSLRKRFDYVIFDTPPIGHTSDYYIIKDMVDFTVYVVRHNLTSIKALELVNQLYQDNALGDMGILVNGVKDVEEYNYGQGTSYSYSKNGYQYASQNGTQKNLKDRLLEKIWK; encoded by the coding sequence ATGGGCATATATGACCGAGATCACTTACCCTTAAATGAATACCTAGGGTTTGCTATCAAAAAGTGGTACATCTTTCTCATTTCATTAGCTCTATGTACTGCAGTAGCTATTCTTGTTATAAAGGCTACTCAACCGGTCTATCAGGTACGTGCGCAAATACACCTTGATGGAGGCGATTCTAATTCAAAGAATGAAGTCCTTATGAAAGAGATGGAAATCTTTGAAGCAGGAACCAGTGTAAGTGATCAGATTAGCATCATTTCATCAAATACCTTAATAGAAAAGGTAATTGATCAAATGAATGTTGGCATCTCCTATTTTGAAACTGCAGATTTCAAAAAGGTGATTGATCCCAAATTCAGTCCATTCGCCATAATATTGGATAGCACTCATATTCAACCCGTAGAATATGGAATTAATGTTTCAACCAATGATGACGGGACGTACAACATAAGCATCAAGGGCGGTGAAGCGACCATGTACTTACTAAACAAAGATGAATTGTTGCGGGAAGTGGAAATGCCCGATTTTGAAACTGTGGCAAAAAATGACGAATGGATAGAAACCAAACATTTCAAATTCAAACTCCAGAAAAACCCCGAATGGGAGATTTTTGAAGATAGTGAATACTCCTGCGTTATAAATAGCAAATTCAAACTCATCAGAGAGTTTCAGGAAAAAGTGAACATCCAACCCATTTCTGACAAGTCAAGTATCGTAGAGCTGGTTGCTGAAGGTTCCTTAATCCATCAGGAAAAAACCTTCCTCAACACCATCATGGAGACTTACATCAAGGATCGTGTAGAGAAAAAGGTAGCCCATGCGATGGAAACCCTGAATTTTATCGATCAGGCCATTGCTGCGGCTAATGATACCCTGAAGCAGAACGAAAGAAGCCTGGAAAATTTTCGTACAAACAGCAATATCATAGATGTTGAAGCTACTTCCAGTTTGCTGAAAGAGCAACAACTCAAATTGGAAGAGAAGAACGATAATCTAGCATTGAAGATTCAAAACTACCGGGATATTCTAAATGTACTGAATAACCAAAAAGATAAAACAGATGCTATGGCTCCGACTGCTCAGCAGATCGGTGATGTTTTCTTACAGAACCTATTACTTACACTTGCCGACCTTCAAAGGCAAAAAGCAATTGATGAGTTGACTGCTATTTCGACCAGTCAACAGATTCAACAGCTGGATGTACAGATCAATAGCACCGTAGCGACTATTACGGATCATGTGAATAGCACCTTGGTGAGTTTGAGAAAAGAGAGAAATCTGGTGGTAAGTCGATTGGGTAAAACCAATTCTGAATTGTCCAGAATTCCAATAAATGAGAAAAAACTCAACAAAATTGAAAGGAATTCTGAATTTGCTGACGAAAATTATAAATACCTCGTTCAAAGGAGAGCTGAAGCCAGATTGGCACTTTCCAGTGAAGATACAGAGACTTATATCGTAGATGAGGCTGAGCTCGTGAGTAACGAACCTGTTTCCCCTAACAAACTCATTGTTTTCTGCTTCGCATTCATTCTGGGAATTACTCTCCCAATCCTGGGCAAAGTATCCTATGACTTGCTCAACAATAAAGTGATGAGCAGAAGAGATTTGGAGTTATCTACTGATATTCCGGTTCTGGGTATGGTTGTAAAATCAGACCTATGGAACCGTGTGGTATCTCCCAATACGTCTCAAACACGTTTGGCAGAAAGTTTCCGTTCTGCGAGAATCCAGCTCAACTACCTTTTTTCCAAGGATGAGGAAAATCCAAAAAAGGTAATTGGCTTTACATCTTCCAGTCCGAATGAAGGAAAATCATTCTGTGCGGCAAACTTTGCCAGTACCCTGGCATTGAGTGGAAAGAAAACCGTATTGGTTGACCTTGACCTGAGAAAACCAGATCAAAAAGAATACTTCACCTACGATAATTCGGTAGGTCTTCACGGATACCTGACAGGATCTTATCGCTACACCGATATCCTGACAAAGATTCAGAACATTGATAATCTATGGATCTTCCCTTCAGGGCCTGCTTTTCACAATTCTTTGGACCTTTTGGATTCGAAAAAATTCACAAGATTGGTGAGCAGCCTACGTAAACGCTTTGATTATGTAATTTTTGATACCCCTCCTATTGGGCATACATCAGATTACTACATCATCAAAGATATGGTAGACTTTACCGTCTATGTTGTCAGACATAATCTTACAAGCATCAAAGCGCTGGAGCTGGTCAATCAACTCTACCAGGACAATGCCCTGGGTGACATGGGAATACTGGTAAATGGTGTAAAAGATGTTGAAGAATACAATTACGGACAAGGTACTTCTTATAGCTATAGCAAAAATGGGTACCAGTATGCTTCTCAGAATGGAACTCAAAAAAACTTAAAAGACCGTTTGCTCGAGAAAATATGGAAGTAA
- a CDS encoding SGNH/GDSL hydrolase family protein, which produces MGNSITQAENNGGSNQYNSYRRPLWLLFQNAGTSVDFVGSMTKSFNNVNPPNNDFDWDHEGHWGWRADEILNGKPGQGSLSSWLSGYTPDIALIHLGTNDAIANQTANSTISELGSIIDDLRADNPNVEVYLAKIIYSTRSDWNTRIDAINALIPGLASSKNTANSPVTVVDMNAVIDPSIHLYDRAHPNTTGEQIMAQTWYNAITSALPISLQSFSAKIDQRKVELAWSTATELNSKAFEVEMRADDQEEFESIAQLAAAGHSNIIRNYRFRTDDLEAKRYLFRLKMIDIDGSYEYSKSLEVRMASAFIRSYLSTPQELQLELLQNWSGRLRLEIFNIMGQKAFETKLDPRAGKQLIPLSLSQGIYQISILSSRGIIQSQRIQID; this is translated from the coding sequence TTGGGTAACTCCATCACACAGGCAGAAAATAATGGAGGCAGTAATCAATACAATAGTTACCGAAGGCCCCTTTGGCTCCTTTTCCAAAATGCAGGAACCAGCGTTGACTTTGTGGGTTCCATGACCAAGTCCTTTAACAATGTAAACCCTCCCAACAATGACTTCGACTGGGATCATGAGGGGCACTGGGGATGGCGAGCTGATGAAATTCTCAATGGAAAACCTGGCCAGGGTAGTTTATCAAGCTGGCTGAGCGGATATACGCCAGATATCGCTTTGATCCATTTGGGAACCAATGATGCTATTGCCAATCAAACGGCCAATTCAACCATATCCGAGCTTGGAAGTATTATCGATGATCTACGCGCTGATAATCCCAATGTAGAAGTATACCTGGCCAAGATCATCTATTCCACCCGTTCAGATTGGAATACGCGCATAGATGCCATCAATGCACTCATACCCGGGCTCGCCAGTTCCAAAAATACCGCCAATAGTCCAGTTACGGTTGTGGATATGAATGCGGTCATTGATCCTTCCATACATCTTTATGACCGCGCACATCCCAATACGACGGGAGAACAAATCATGGCTCAGACATGGTATAATGCCATCACCTCAGCCCTTCCCATTAGCTTGCAATCCTTTTCTGCGAAAATAGATCAGAGGAAGGTAGAACTTGCCTGGTCGACTGCTACTGAATTGAATAGTAAAGCTTTTGAGGTAGAGATGAGAGCTGATGATCAGGAAGAGTTTGAGTCGATAGCTCAGTTAGCGGCAGCAGGACATAGCAATATTATCCGGAACTATCGTTTTCGTACGGATGATCTGGAAGCAAAACGCTACCTCTTTCGACTAAAAATGATCGATATAGATGGAAGTTATGAATACAGCAAAAGCCTTGAAGTCAGGATGGCATCCGCTTTCATCCGTAGCTACTTAAGCACTCCTCAAGAACTCCAGCTAGAACTTCTTCAAAACTGGTCTGGAAGGCTTCGACTGGAAATTTTCAATATCATGGGGCAAAAGGCCTTTGAAACAAAGCTTGATCCCCGGGCTGGCAAACAGCTCATTCCCCTTTCCTTAAGTCAGGGAATCTACCAGATCAGTATCCTATCCAGCAGAGGGATCATACAAAGTCAAAGAATTCAGATCGACTAA
- the rfbC gene encoding dTDP-4-dehydrorhamnose 3,5-epimerase — MKFTETPLKGAFLIELEARKDERGMFARVFCKREFEEHGINPTVVNTNMSRSRYKGTLRGMHFQKAPYGECKLVRCTRGSLYDVIIDLRQDSPSYKQWYGVELTQDNDKMLFLPEGFAHGFITLEDHTEATYQVSQFYSPDYEGGVRYNDPAFNIEWPLEPTVLSDKDANWPDYTSELIII; from the coding sequence ATGAAATTTACTGAAACTCCCCTAAAAGGTGCCTTTCTAATCGAGCTTGAAGCAAGAAAAGATGAAAGAGGAATGTTTGCCAGAGTTTTCTGCAAACGCGAATTTGAAGAACACGGAATTAATCCTACTGTGGTTAATACCAATATGTCCCGAAGTAGATACAAAGGAACTTTGAGAGGCATGCATTTTCAAAAGGCCCCTTATGGAGAATGTAAACTTGTTCGTTGTACCCGGGGAAGTCTCTATGATGTCATTATTGACTTGAGACAAGATTCCCCTTCCTATAAGCAATGGTATGGAGTGGAGTTGACGCAGGATAATGATAAAATGCTTTTCCTTCCAGAAGGATTTGCTCACGGATTTATTACCCTGGAAGATCATACCGAGGCTACTTATCAGGTATCTCAATTCTATTCTCCCGATTATGAAGGAGGAGTACGATATAATGATCCTGCTTTTAATATTGAGTGGCCCCTTGAGCCTACCGTATTATCTGACAAGGACGCCAACTGGCCTGATTACACTTCTGAACTAATTATTATCTAA
- a CDS encoding Gfo/Idh/MocA family oxidoreductase: MIIVDTALEKLASENKSIKVAMIGAGFMGRGVALQIAQYTKGIELVAISNRNIEKAKQAWTEAGVEDFVSVDSQKAAEEAIHSGKAVISQDPFLLCRAGNVDVVVDVTGAVEFGTLLAMECINNGKHIVSMNVEVDATIGPILKTYADKAGVVMTIADGDQPGVQMNLYRFVQGLGVKPVLCGNIKGLHDPYRNPTTQEGFAKKWGQNPSMVTSFADGSKISFEQASVANGTGMLVGQRGMFGPEVERGTPVEQIGGEYPLEKLLEGPGIVDYVVGAVPAPGIFIFGTHEHPKMQHYLKLYKLGDGPLYCFYTPYHLCHFEVPSSIGRAVLFNDATLAPKDKPYVDVVTAAKIDLKAGQTLDGIGHYHTYGLCENADTTIAENLLPLGIAEGAVLKNDIPKDKVLTYADVILPEDSLSAKLRREQDQVFFKTGQPA; encoded by the coding sequence ATGATCATTGTAGATACAGCACTAGAGAAACTTGCTTCTGAAAATAAGTCTATTAAAGTGGCGATGATCGGTGCCGGTTTTATGGGCCGGGGAGTTGCTCTCCAAATCGCTCAGTACACCAAGGGCATTGAATTGGTAGCCATTAGCAATCGCAATATTGAAAAGGCTAAACAAGCCTGGACTGAAGCGGGAGTCGAAGATTTTGTTTCTGTCGATTCACAAAAAGCTGCCGAGGAGGCAATCCATTCCGGGAAAGCCGTCATTTCTCAAGACCCCTTCCTTCTCTGTAGAGCAGGCAATGTCGATGTTGTAGTAGACGTAACCGGTGCAGTAGAATTTGGTACTCTCCTTGCCATGGAGTGTATCAATAACGGCAAACATATCGTCTCCATGAATGTGGAAGTAGATGCGACCATCGGACCGATTCTGAAAACTTATGCCGATAAAGCCGGAGTCGTGATGACAATCGCGGACGGAGATCAGCCTGGGGTACAGATGAATCTATATCGCTTTGTACAGGGATTGGGAGTAAAGCCGGTACTTTGCGGAAATATCAAAGGCCTGCATGACCCATACAGAAATCCAACCACCCAGGAAGGATTCGCAAAGAAGTGGGGACAAAATCCTAGCATGGTGACTTCTTTTGCTGATGGAAGTAAAATTTCTTTCGAACAAGCCAGTGTAGCAAATGGCACAGGGATGCTTGTTGGCCAGAGAGGGATGTTCGGTCCGGAAGTAGAAAGAGGTACCCCGGTAGAACAGATCGGAGGAGAATATCCGCTCGAAAAATTATTGGAAGGCCCTGGAATCGTAGACTATGTAGTAGGTGCAGTTCCCGCTCCAGGTATTTTTATCTTCGGCACCCACGAACATCCAAAAATGCAACACTACCTCAAACTGTATAAATTGGGTGATGGACCTTTGTATTGCTTTTACACTCCCTATCACCTCTGTCATTTTGAGGTACCTAGCAGTATAGGCAGAGCTGTTTTGTTCAATGATGCTACCCTGGCTCCTAAAGACAAGCCATATGTAGACGTTGTAACTGCGGCCAAGATCGATTTGAAAGCGGGTCAGACCCTTGATGGAATTGGACATTATCACACCTATGGACTTTGTGAAAATGCCGATACGACTATAGCTGAAAATCTTCTCCCACTGGGAATTGCTGAAGGAGCCGTTCTTAAGAACGACATTCCAAAAGATAAGGTATTGACTTATGCAGATGTAATCCTTCCTGAAGATAGCCTGAGCGCTAAGCTTCGCAGAGAACAGGATCAGGTTTTCTTTAAAACCGGGCAACCTGCCTAA
- a CDS encoding undecaprenyl-phosphate glucose phosphotransferase, which yields MEKYTYNYAFLIFKLLVFLGESVIMFCAAWLAFQIGSNWSGTFPDYQIAWGLIFLFAWSSISALTGQYDTESLFDRRPMLIKLAYTFLFHTVIILFCLSLFSEELITSAGALTTYTCALVMIFTFRMLLSFVYNYRRLFFKDYKVVIIGSGTTANALYNFFTAKMTKVYRLWESVDEESLAKKSNQEEVAKQVRKIKEFCTHNEVKEIYCTLPITYKGIIEDISEFADNNYIRFKLANDFNLLNQKDIQVYFYDQTPIITLRKDPLSSWMNRLIKRAFDIIFSLLVLVLIFPPMLLFIGLGIKLSSSGPLFYLQKRSGRNNRTFNCIKFRTMVSNADDLSEKYVQATKGDPRITKIGAFLRKTSLDEFPQFINVFLGHMSVVGPRPHPLQLNDMYAKKIQNYFFRYYITPGITGMAQIQGYRGETTSDPDKMKKRVELDSWYIQNWSLFLDVKIILKTFASIFKGDDNAY from the coding sequence ATGGAAAAATACACATATAATTACGCATTCTTGATCTTTAAGCTGTTAGTCTTTTTGGGAGAAAGCGTAATTATGTTTTGTGCTGCATGGCTTGCTTTCCAGATTGGTTCGAATTGGAGCGGCACATTTCCAGATTATCAAATTGCATGGGGATTGATATTCCTGTTTGCCTGGTCTAGTATTTCTGCATTGACTGGTCAATATGATACCGAGTCTTTATTTGACCGAAGGCCGATGCTTATCAAGCTGGCCTATACCTTCCTATTTCATACAGTAATCATTTTATTCTGTTTAAGTCTCTTTTCAGAGGAGCTTATTACGAGCGCGGGTGCATTGACAACCTATACCTGCGCTTTGGTGATGATTTTCACCTTCCGCATGCTTCTGAGCTTTGTATACAATTATCGCAGGCTGTTTTTCAAGGACTATAAGGTTGTTATTATTGGTTCAGGAACTACGGCAAATGCCCTCTACAACTTCTTTACCGCCAAAATGACCAAGGTTTACAGACTTTGGGAATCCGTGGATGAGGAGTCGCTGGCGAAAAAATCCAACCAGGAAGAGGTGGCCAAGCAAGTGCGAAAAATCAAAGAATTTTGTACACACAATGAGGTGAAAGAGATTTATTGTACTCTCCCCATTACCTATAAAGGAATCATTGAAGATATATCAGAATTTGCGGACAACAATTATATAAGATTTAAGCTGGCAAATGATTTCAACCTCTTAAATCAAAAAGATATACAAGTCTATTTTTATGATCAGACCCCTATTATAACCTTAAGAAAGGATCCTTTATCCTCCTGGATGAATCGACTCATAAAAAGGGCTTTTGATATTATATTTTCCCTCCTGGTCCTAGTTTTAATTTTTCCTCCTATGCTACTTTTCATAGGATTGGGAATCAAACTGAGCTCTTCAGGTCCCTTGTTTTATTTGCAGAAAAGATCCGGTCGGAACAACCGTACATTCAATTGTATCAAGTTCCGCACGATGGTTAGCAATGCAGATGATCTCTCTGAAAAATATGTTCAGGCGACCAAAGGTGATCCTCGCATTACAAAAATTGGGGCTTTCCTTCGGAAGACAAGTCTGGATGAATTTCCACAATTCATCAATGTATTTCTAGGGCATATGTCCGTAGTTGGGCCTCGTCCACACCCATTGCAGCTAAATGATATGTATGCGAAGAAAATTCAGAACTATTTCTTCAGATACTATATCACGCCTGGGATAACCGGTATGGCTCAGATTCAGGGATACAGAGGCGAAACAACTTCTGATCCGGACAAAATGAAAAAGCGAGTGGAGCTGGATTCCTGGTACATCCAAAACTGGAGCCTTTTCCTTGATGTAAAAATCATACTTAAAACTTTTGCCAGCATTTTTAAAGGAGACGATAACGCATATTAA
- a CDS encoding NAD-dependent epimerase/dehydratase family protein, producing the protein MSKKIIVTGSSGLIGSEVVSHYCKLGWQVYGIDNNMRADFFGTNGDTRWNQKRLSDSFKNFEHVELDIRDRKGVVDFWAKVKPYAIVHTAAQPSHDLAASRPYDDFDVNAVGTLNLLEATRQQAPEAIFVHLSTNKVYGDAPNNLNLVELETRWDYGDEEYYNGIKESFSIDQSKHSIFGASKVAADVMVQEYGRYFDIPTACLRGGCLTGPNHSGVELHGFLSYLIRCNLEERQYTIFGYKGKQVRDNIHSYDVMSFVQAFIDSPRVAEVYNIGGGRDNSISILEAFKLIESISGKEMKYVYDETNRKGDHMCYISDLSKMKAHYPSWDITKDLKTTFQEIHDSWVDRVEKVS; encoded by the coding sequence ATGAGTAAAAAAATTATTGTAACAGGATCCAGTGGTCTAATAGGAAGTGAAGTTGTTAGCCATTATTGCAAGCTCGGATGGCAAGTGTATGGCATTGATAATAATATGCGTGCTGATTTTTTTGGCACAAATGGAGACACAAGATGGAATCAAAAAAGACTCTCTGATAGTTTCAAAAACTTTGAGCATGTAGAGCTCGATATCAGAGATAGAAAAGGAGTAGTAGATTTTTGGGCAAAGGTAAAACCCTATGCAATCGTTCATACAGCAGCTCAGCCGAGCCATGACCTGGCAGCGAGCAGGCCATATGATGATTTCGATGTGAATGCAGTAGGTACCCTCAATCTGCTGGAAGCCACTCGCCAACAAGCACCAGAGGCTATCTTTGTTCACTTATCAACTAATAAAGTATATGGAGATGCTCCCAATAATCTGAATTTGGTAGAGTTGGAAACGCGTTGGGATTATGGAGACGAAGAATATTACAATGGAATCAAAGAAAGCTTTAGTATAGACCAGTCCAAACACTCCATCTTTGGAGCTTCCAAGGTTGCTGCAGATGTGATGGTGCAGGAATACGGTCGATATTTTGACATTCCTACTGCCTGTCTGCGTGGAGGATGTCTGACGGGTCCAAATCATTCTGGAGTGGAGCTACATGGATTCCTGAGCTATTTGATCAGATGTAATCTGGAAGAACGCCAGTACACCATCTTCGGTTATAAAGGAAAACAGGTTCGAGACAATATTCATTCTTATGATGTGATGAGTTTCGTTCAGGCTTTTATAGATTCGCCCAGAGTAGCTGAGGTGTATAATATTGGAGGTGGGAGAGATAATTCTATTTCGATCTTGGAGGCTTTTAAACTGATTGAAAGCATCTCTGGAAAAGAGATGAAATATGTATATGATGAGACCAATAGAAAAGGTGATCATATGTGCTACATTTCTGATTTGAGTAAAATGAAAGCGCATTATCCCTCCTGGGACATTACCAAAGATCTAAAGACGACCTTTCAGGAAATTCATGATTCCTGGGTAGATCGTGTAGAGAAAGTATCCTGA
- a CDS encoding CatB-related O-acetyltransferase — MLKFFLKNPISLWLHWWFNTVAIKLRNSSNNLHIGYLSSIKGCTFDQYNSIAEGVTLRNVKMGFASYIARNSRLKDVEIGKFCSIGPNVMVNQGEHPSTGHVSTHPAFYSSGKQAGFSFTSVDLFEEYGPVKIGHDVWIGANTLIRPGVTIGNGAIIAAGAIVTKDVEAYSIVGGIPAKFIRSRFSHEEIRELNLAQWWNWDFDKLKKESKNFTSIGSFINQLGVKGFALKN, encoded by the coding sequence ATGCTAAAATTTTTTCTAAAAAACCCAATTTCCCTTTGGCTCCACTGGTGGTTTAATACAGTGGCGATCAAACTGAGAAACTCATCCAATAACCTACATATTGGGTACTTGAGTAGTATCAAAGGCTGTACTTTTGACCAATATAATTCTATTGCAGAAGGTGTGACCCTGCGGAATGTCAAAATGGGATTCGCCTCTTATATAGCCCGCAATTCTCGCTTAAAAGACGTTGAAATAGGGAAATTTTGCTCCATTGGCCCCAACGTAATGGTCAACCAGGGAGAACATCCCAGCACAGGACATGTATCTACTCATCCCGCCTTTTATTCATCCGGCAAACAAGCAGGATTTAGTTTTACCTCTGTAGACTTATTTGAAGAATACGGCCCGGTAAAAATTGGACATGATGTCTGGATCGGAGCAAACACCCTGATTCGTCCTGGTGTAACTATCGGCAATGGTGCTATCATCGCCGCCGGAGCCATCGTAACCAAAGATGTTGAAGCCTACAGCATTGTAGGAGGAATACCAGCCAAATTTATCCGTTCTAGATTTAGCCATGAGGAAATCCGAGAGCTCAATTTAGCCCAATGGTGGAACTGGGATTTTGATAAGCTAAAAAAGGAAAGCAAAAATTTCACCTCTATAGGTAGTTTTATTAACCAATTAGGAGTAAAAGGTTTTGCTTTGAAAAATTAA